The following coding sequences are from one Streptomyces sp. NBC_01294 window:
- a CDS encoding serine/threonine-protein kinase — MHSLRADYVGFPEYAGQYRLESVLGSGGMGVVHLATSDSGLKLAVKIVHAEHAVDPEFRARFRQEVAAARRVSGAFTAPVVDADPDAERPWMATLFIDAPTLAERVRERVLAPVELARLAAGLAEALRDIHRAGVVHRDLKPSNVLMAPDGVRVIDFGISRPADSDLRTETGKLIGTPPYMAPEQFQRPRDVGTAADVFALGAVLVHAATGRGPFDSDSHYLVAYQVVHSEPDLTGLPPQLAPLVARCLAKEPAERPTAEELIAEMRAVAYPTGEDTQAFVPRPRQPAEVEVEQITHRRERIATGPKTAGRRARVAVGAGLGLLLTGAAIGGYLQFGTAAEPPGRPASQTDPAPQKSFAPWAVPLGKPGTGSRIGACSWQSAALYCAGPGLAAARLDPMDGSTVWAVEATAPTARTTTDSAPAHAGGQVLVVVPGSETLQALDPVTGAERWKRKLPGGSRVVTADRQVLLVGATGSVTALDAASGAPLWTRQIGGAGSLWWAGTQDSGAPGLYVATPEASGGSTQLVTVDPTTGTVRGQFRATGRLRPVGVARGGLYLLDQDTGSKTTAVVRADLATHAIRRVGLTAPLYDTEATVGQDEVVYLFGTSGTLVAVGAAKEQWRLETGVAVASRPVCADGRVFLTAPDGRLLAVDAGTGRMAGQTRPRMADGLNTYAATLPAPVVGGGRVFGSAPDGVVFAVDAGDPARW, encoded by the coding sequence GTGCATTCGCTGCGCGCGGACTACGTGGGCTTTCCGGAGTACGCCGGGCAGTACCGGCTCGAATCAGTGCTCGGTTCCGGCGGAATGGGCGTCGTCCATCTGGCCACCTCCGACTCGGGGCTGAAACTCGCCGTCAAGATCGTGCACGCCGAGCACGCGGTGGATCCGGAGTTCCGGGCCCGGTTCCGGCAGGAGGTCGCCGCGGCGCGGCGGGTGAGCGGGGCGTTCACCGCGCCCGTCGTGGATGCCGACCCCGATGCCGAGCGGCCCTGGATGGCCACCCTGTTCATCGACGCCCCGACGCTCGCCGAGCGGGTGCGCGAACGGGTGCTGGCCCCCGTTGAGCTGGCCAGGCTCGCCGCCGGGCTGGCCGAGGCCCTTCGAGACATCCACCGCGCGGGTGTGGTGCACCGGGATCTGAAGCCCAGCAACGTGCTGATGGCACCGGACGGGGTGCGGGTCATCGACTTCGGCATCTCCCGTCCGGCGGACAGCGACCTGCGGACCGAGACGGGCAAGCTGATCGGGACGCCGCCGTACATGGCGCCCGAGCAGTTCCAGCGGCCACGGGACGTGGGCACCGCCGCGGATGTCTTCGCCCTGGGGGCGGTCCTCGTCCACGCGGCGACAGGGCGCGGGCCGTTCGACTCGGACAGCCACTACCTGGTGGCGTACCAGGTGGTGCACAGCGAGCCCGATCTGACCGGGCTGCCGCCGCAGCTCGCACCGCTCGTCGCGCGGTGCCTGGCGAAGGAGCCGGCGGAGCGGCCCACCGCCGAGGAACTGATCGCCGAGATGCGGGCGGTCGCGTACCCGACCGGCGAGGACACCCAGGCATTCGTCCCCCGACCGCGGCAGCCGGCCGAGGTCGAGGTCGAGCAGATCACCCACCGGAGGGAACGAATCGCCACCGGGCCCAAGACGGCCGGACGCCGGGCTCGGGTGGCCGTCGGGGCGGGGCTCGGGCTGCTGCTCACGGGCGCGGCGATCGGTGGGTACCTGCAGTTCGGGACCGCGGCCGAGCCGCCCGGCCGGCCCGCCTCACAGACGGATCCGGCGCCGCAGAAGAGCTTCGCACCATGGGCCGTACCTCTGGGGAAGCCCGGGACCGGCAGCCGGATCGGGGCCTGCTCCTGGCAGTCCGCGGCCCTCTACTGCGCCGGGCCGGGTCTCGCCGCGGCCCGGCTCGACCCCATGGACGGCTCGACGGTTTGGGCGGTGGAGGCAACCGCTCCGACGGCCCGGACGACCACCGACAGTGCGCCGGCGCACGCCGGGGGGCAGGTCCTCGTGGTGGTGCCGGGCAGCGAAACGCTCCAGGCGCTGGACCCGGTCACGGGGGCGGAGCGGTGGAAGCGGAAACTGCCGGGCGGGTCGCGGGTGGTGACCGCGGACCGGCAGGTCCTGCTCGTGGGAGCGACCGGCAGTGTCACCGCACTGGACGCGGCGAGCGGCGCGCCTCTCTGGACCAGGCAGATCGGTGGGGCCGGATCCCTGTGGTGGGCCGGTACGCAGGATTCCGGAGCGCCGGGACTGTACGTGGCGACCCCCGAGGCCAGCGGCGGGTCGACACAACTGGTCACCGTGGACCCGACAACCGGAACAGTGCGCGGGCAGTTCCGGGCGACAGGGCGGCTGCGACCGGTGGGCGTTGCGCGCGGCGGGCTGTACCTGCTGGATCAGGACACGGGCTCCAAGACCACCGCGGTCGTGCGGGCCGACCTGGCGACGCACGCGATCCGGCGGGTGGGGCTGACGGCGCCTCTGTACGACACGGAGGCGACGGTGGGTCAGGACGAAGTCGTGTACCTGTTCGGCACCTCGGGCACGCTGGTGGCGGTCGGCGCCGCCAAGGAGCAGTGGCGGCTGGAGACGGGTGTGGCGGTGGCCTCGCGGCCGGTGTGCGCCGACGGCCGGGTCTTTCTGACCGCGCCGGACGGAAGGCTCCTGGCCGTCGACGCGGGCACCGGGCGGATGGCGGGACAGACCAGGCCGCGGATGGCCGACGGCCTGAACACCTATGCGGCGACGCTGCCCGCCCCCGTGGTCGGCGGCGGGCGGGTGTTCGGGAGTGCGCCCGATGGGGTCGTGTTCGCCGTCGATGCGGGGGATCCTGCCCGGTGGTGA
- the ilvD gene encoding dihydroxy-acid dehydratase: MPELRSRTVTHGRNMAGARALMRASGVASEDIGKPIIAVANSFTEFVPGHTHLAPVGRIVSDAIREAGAIPREFNTIAVDDGIAMGHAGMLYSLPSRDLIADSVEYMVEAHCADALICISNCDKITPGMLMAAMRLNIPVVFVSGGPMEAGQATLVDGTVRKLDLIDAMVDASNENVSDEDILRIEENACPTCGSCSGMFTANSMNCLAEAIGLALPGNGSVLATHTARRALYEDAGRTIVEITKRHYEQDDHSVLPRSIATREAFENAMALDIAMGGSTNTILHLLAAAQEAGLDYDLKDIDAVSRRVPCLSKVAPNVAPGGTYYMEDIHRAGGIPAILGELHRGGLLNKDVTSVHSTNLEDWLAEWDARSGTASEVAMELWHAAPGCKRSATAFSQSERWETLDLDAEGGCIRSVQHAYSKDGGLAVLKGNIAVDGCVVKTAGVDESIWTFEGPAVVCESQDEAVDKILRKEIKAGDVVVIRYEGPRGGPGMQEMLYPTSFLKGRGLGKVCALVTDGRFSGGTSGLSIGHASPEAASGGTIAVVEDGDRIRIDIPNRSIELLVDEATLAARHEALGGVYAPKNRERKVSAALRAYAAMATSADKGAVRDVSLLG; this comes from the coding sequence ATGCCCGAGCTGAGGTCCCGCACCGTCACCCACGGCCGCAACATGGCGGGCGCACGCGCCCTTATGCGTGCGTCGGGCGTAGCGAGCGAGGACATCGGCAAGCCGATCATCGCGGTCGCCAACTCGTTCACCGAGTTCGTCCCCGGCCACACCCACCTGGCACCCGTCGGCCGGATCGTCTCCGACGCCATCCGCGAGGCCGGTGCGATCCCGCGCGAGTTCAACACCATCGCGGTCGACGACGGCATCGCCATGGGCCACGCCGGCATGCTGTACTCCCTGCCCTCCCGCGACCTGATCGCGGACTCGGTCGAGTACATGGTCGAGGCGCACTGCGCCGACGCGCTGATCTGCATCTCCAACTGCGACAAGATCACCCCCGGCATGCTCATGGCCGCCATGCGCCTGAACATCCCGGTCGTCTTCGTCTCCGGCGGCCCGATGGAGGCCGGCCAGGCCACCCTCGTCGACGGCACCGTCCGCAAGCTCGACCTGATCGACGCCATGGTCGACGCCTCCAACGAGAACGTCTCCGACGAGGACATCCTGCGGATCGAGGAGAACGCCTGTCCCACGTGCGGCTCCTGCAGCGGCATGTTCACGGCCAACTCGATGAACTGCCTCGCCGAGGCGATCGGCCTGGCCCTCCCCGGCAACGGCTCGGTCCTCGCCACGCACACGGCCCGCCGCGCGTTGTACGAGGACGCCGGCCGCACGATCGTCGAGATCACCAAGCGCCACTACGAGCAGGACGACCACTCCGTCCTGCCGCGCTCCATCGCCACCCGCGAGGCCTTCGAGAACGCCATGGCCCTCGACATCGCCATGGGCGGCTCGACGAACACGATCCTGCACCTGCTGGCCGCCGCGCAGGAGGCGGGCCTGGACTACGACCTCAAGGACATCGACGCGGTCTCGCGCCGCGTCCCGTGCCTGTCCAAGGTCGCGCCGAACGTGGCGCCCGGCGGCACGTACTACATGGAGGACATCCACCGGGCCGGCGGCATCCCCGCCATCCTCGGCGAGCTGCACCGCGGCGGACTGCTGAACAAGGACGTCACCTCGGTCCACTCCACCAACCTGGAGGACTGGCTGGCGGAGTGGGACGCCCGTTCCGGCACGGCCTCCGAGGTCGCCATGGAGCTGTGGCACGCGGCCCCCGGCTGCAAGCGCTCCGCCACCGCCTTCTCGCAGTCCGAGCGCTGGGAGACCCTCGACCTCGACGCCGAGGGCGGCTGCATCCGCTCGGTGCAGCACGCGTACTCCAAGGACGGCGGCCTCGCGGTCCTCAAGGGCAACATCGCGGTCGACGGCTGCGTCGTGAAGACGGCCGGCGTCGACGAGTCGATCTGGACCTTCGAGGGTCCGGCGGTCGTCTGCGAGTCGCAGGACGAGGCCGTCGACAAGATCCTCCGCAAGGAGATCAAGGCGGGCGACGTCGTCGTCATCCGCTACGAGGGCCCGCGCGGCGGCCCCGGCATGCAGGAGATGCTCTACCCGACCTCCTTCCTCAAGGGCCGCGGCCTCGGCAAGGTCTGCGCCCTGGTGACGGACGGCCGCTTCTCCGGCGGCACCTCGGGCCTGTCCATCGGCCACGCCTCGCCGGAGGCGGCGTCGGGCGGCACCATCGCGGTCGTCGAGGACGGCGACCGGATCCGCATCGACATCCCGAACCGCTCCATCGAGCTCCTGGTCGACGAGGCCACCCTGGCGGCCCGCCACGAGGCCCTCGGCGGCGTCTACGCCCCGAAGAACCGCGAGCGCAAGGTCTCCGCGGCCCTGCGCGCCTACGCCGCGATGGCCACGAGCGCCGACAAGGGCGCGGTCCGCGACGTCTCCCTCCTGGGCTGA
- a CDS encoding TetR/AcrR family transcriptional regulator yields MTQAQQPRRRGPGRPRQDEAEEGPGTQERIRLAAREVFAERGYDKTSVRGIAKVAGVDPALVHHYFGSKDDLFAAAIEVSMEPALVVPAIIGDGPEGIGERLARYFLGVWENPVTRAPLLAVIRSALTHEAAAKVLRGLVLRRVLERVAADLDVPDPTFRAELAASHMVGIAILRYVVQVEPLASADPEAIVALVAPTLQRYLTEE; encoded by the coding sequence GTGACACAGGCGCAGCAGCCACGCCGCCGCGGGCCCGGCCGGCCCCGGCAGGACGAGGCCGAGGAAGGCCCCGGCACCCAGGAGCGGATCCGTCTCGCCGCCCGTGAGGTGTTCGCGGAGCGCGGGTACGACAAGACGTCCGTACGCGGCATCGCCAAGGTCGCCGGCGTGGACCCGGCGCTGGTGCACCACTACTTCGGCAGCAAGGACGATCTTTTCGCCGCGGCCATCGAGGTCAGCATGGAGCCCGCGCTGGTGGTCCCGGCGATCATCGGCGACGGACCCGAGGGCATCGGCGAGCGGCTGGCCCGGTACTTCCTCGGCGTCTGGGAGAACCCGGTCACCCGGGCCCCGCTGCTCGCCGTGATCCGGTCCGCCCTCACGCACGAGGCCGCCGCGAAGGTGCTGCGCGGGCTGGTGCTGCGGCGGGTCCTGGAGCGCGTCGCCGCGGATCTCGACGTCCCCGACCCGACCTTCCGCGCGGAACTCGCCGCCTCCCACATGGTCGGCATCGCGATCCTGCGCTACGTCGTCCAGGTCGAGCCCCTCGCGTCCGCGGACCCGGAGGCCATCGTGGCGCTCGTAGCCCCTACGCTGCAGCGGTACCTGACCGAGGAATGA
- a CDS encoding sugar phosphate isomerase/epimerase family protein yields MAEPVRIPTAKVALSTASVYPESTATAFEIAARLGYDGVEVMVWTDPVSQDVDALRRLSDHHGVPILAVHAPCLLITQRVWSTDPWTKLQRARAAAERLGASTVVVHPPFRWQRQYARDFVTGIWRMADETDVRFAVENMYPWRYRDREMLAYAPEWDVTKDDYRHFTVDLSHTATARTDATAMIDRMGDRLAHIHLADGNGSAKDEHLVPGRGTQPCAELLERLARTSFDGHVVIEVNTRRAMSSAEREADLAEALAFTRLHLATAERNEAHRP; encoded by the coding sequence GTGGCAGAACCAGTCCGCATCCCGACCGCGAAAGTCGCCCTTTCCACCGCCTCCGTCTACCCGGAGTCCACGGCGACCGCCTTCGAGATCGCCGCGCGCCTCGGCTACGACGGCGTCGAGGTCATGGTCTGGACGGACCCGGTCAGCCAGGACGTGGACGCCCTGCGCAGGCTGTCGGACCACCACGGGGTGCCGATCCTGGCCGTCCACGCGCCGTGCCTCCTGATCACCCAGCGGGTCTGGTCCACCGACCCGTGGACCAAGCTCCAGCGCGCCCGGGCGGCGGCCGAGCGGCTCGGCGCGTCCACCGTCGTCGTGCACCCGCCGTTCCGGTGGCAGCGCCAGTACGCGCGGGACTTCGTCACCGGCATCTGGCGGATGGCGGACGAGACCGACGTCCGGTTCGCCGTGGAGAACATGTACCCGTGGCGCTACCGCGACCGCGAGATGCTCGCGTACGCCCCCGAGTGGGACGTCACCAAGGACGACTACCGCCACTTCACCGTCGACCTGTCGCACACCGCGACCGCCCGTACCGATGCCACCGCGATGATCGACCGGATGGGCGACCGGCTCGCGCACATCCACCTCGCCGACGGGAACGGATCGGCCAAGGACGAGCACCTGGTCCCGGGACGGGGTACGCAGCCCTGCGCCGAGCTGCTGGAGCGGCTCGCCCGGACGTCCTTCGACGGCCACGTGGTGATCGAGGTCAACACGCGGCGCGCGATGTCCTCCGCCGAGCGCGAGGCCGACCTCGCCGAGGCGCTGGCCTTCACCCGCCTGCACCTCGCCACCGCCGAGCGGAACGAGGCGCACCGGCCGTGA
- a CDS encoding Ppx/GppA phosphatase family protein, translating into MRLGVLDVGSNTVHLLVVDAHPGARPQPAHSHKVEMRLAELLDERGAVTPEGVERLVSVITDAVQSAEDKGCEDVLPFATSAVREATNADEVLARVKAETGVDLPVLSGEDEARLTFLAARRWFGWSAGKLLVLDIGGGSLEIAYGMDEDPDAAVSLPLGAGRLTSGWLPGDPPDVLDVRALRRHVRAEIARTVREFSRFGAPDHVVATSKTFKQLARIAGAARSGDGLYVQRDLTRKSLEEWVPRLAAMTTAQRSALPGVSEGRANQLLAGALVAEGAMDLFGVDELEICPWALREGVILRRLDHLPTEA; encoded by the coding sequence ATGAGACTCGGTGTCCTTGATGTGGGTTCGAATACGGTCCATCTGCTGGTGGTGGACGCGCACCCCGGCGCGCGCCCGCAGCCGGCGCACTCGCACAAGGTGGAGATGCGGCTGGCGGAGCTGCTCGACGAGCGCGGCGCCGTCACCCCGGAGGGCGTCGAGCGCCTCGTCTCGGTGATCACGGACGCGGTGCAGTCCGCCGAGGACAAGGGGTGCGAGGACGTCCTGCCCTTCGCGACCAGTGCCGTGCGCGAGGCCACGAACGCGGACGAGGTCCTGGCGCGGGTCAAGGCCGAGACCGGCGTCGACCTGCCCGTGCTGAGCGGTGAGGACGAGGCCCGGCTCACCTTCCTGGCGGCGCGCCGGTGGTTCGGCTGGTCCGCGGGGAAGCTGCTGGTCCTGGACATCGGCGGCGGTTCGCTGGAGATCGCGTACGGCATGGACGAGGACCCGGACGCGGCCGTCTCGCTGCCGCTGGGCGCCGGCCGCCTCACGTCGGGCTGGCTCCCGGGCGACCCGCCGGACGTACTGGACGTCCGGGCGCTGCGCCGGCATGTGCGGGCGGAGATCGCCCGGACGGTGCGCGAGTTCAGCCGCTTCGGGGCCCCGGACCACGTGGTGGCGACGTCGAAGACCTTCAAGCAGCTGGCCCGCATCGCGGGCGCGGCCCGCTCCGGGGACGGCCTGTACGTGCAGCGGGACCTGACCCGCAAGTCCCTGGAGGAATGGGTCCCGCGCCTGGCCGCGATGACCACGGCCCAGCGCTCGGCCCTCCCGGGCGTCTCGGAGGGACGGGCGAACCAGCTCCTGGCGGGCGCGCTGGTCGCGGAGGGCGCGATGGACCTGTTCGGCGTGGACGAGCTGGAGATCTGTCCGTGGGCGCTGCGCGAGGGCGTGATCCTGCGCAGGCTGGACCACCTGCCGACGGAGGCGTAG
- a CDS encoding BACON domain-containing protein: MNSSNQAHSSAHTGAHRAHGRTTCEREQPPPFRHEPYLDGLFTYCLSVLCDHDTATDVLGDVLAVAERHPGRCPDEGDRRAWLYALARWGCLRRLGEQRRARQGAHSARRAPEHTGRGRAPGTDSDPDGAPDAHRLLDVSAYRRTELARLAWPEAAGTTPEQREALELAVRHRLGVPELASVLGTPQAAARELLSGAACEVERTRTALAVVETGSCPTVSRLTGDDDGDGGDGNVLLSSTLRAELVRHVDDCPRCRRVAERVGAAAPWPGSGGINTAALPLVPAPRTAVHAAMLRSGRVRGRGPGPRFDRTGFPMDPRDRAARRDRLRARAVTTTVVATVVAAPVLALWAAYRGAPSTGEPVGGDTTRISASESELPTARTDGHPLTAYENTGNTATTTGGPGFVHSSTDSDVSVEVISTGPPATPDHAGAPGRLTVAASSRGSLTLLTLTASGGAPVDWRLWSDAPWLRASRTAGTLAPGESVTLRITVDPEAQPVGAWSARVGVDPSGAVVSIQGRGRPASTPAPSPEPTQPGTPDPSPDPTQPPTPTPTEPTIPPPDPTPTPTPAPTDGSGGTVSPGPDPGPSASTG, encoded by the coding sequence GTGAACAGCAGCAACCAGGCACACTCCTCAGCGCACACCGGCGCACACCGGGCGCACGGGCGCACGACCTGCGAGCGGGAGCAGCCGCCCCCGTTCCGGCACGAGCCTTACCTGGACGGTCTGTTCACGTACTGCCTGTCGGTCCTGTGCGACCACGACACCGCGACCGACGTGCTCGGCGACGTCCTCGCCGTGGCCGAGCGGCATCCCGGCCGCTGTCCCGACGAGGGGGACCGGCGGGCCTGGCTCTACGCACTCGCCCGCTGGGGCTGCCTGCGCCGGCTGGGGGAGCAGCGGCGCGCCCGGCAGGGCGCGCATTCCGCCCGGCGTGCGCCGGAGCACACCGGGCGCGGCCGTGCGCCGGGTACCGACAGCGACCCCGACGGCGCCCCGGACGCCCATCGGCTCCTTGACGTGAGCGCCTACCGCCGTACCGAGCTGGCCCGGCTCGCCTGGCCGGAGGCCGCCGGGACCACGCCCGAGCAGCGCGAGGCCCTCGAACTGGCCGTCCGCCACCGCCTCGGCGTCCCCGAACTCGCTTCCGTCCTCGGCACCCCGCAGGCCGCCGCCCGGGAGCTCCTGTCCGGCGCCGCCTGCGAGGTGGAGCGCACCCGCACCGCCCTGGCCGTCGTGGAGACCGGCAGCTGCCCCACCGTCTCCCGGCTCACCGGGGACGACGACGGCGACGGCGGTGACGGCAACGTGCTGCTGTCCAGTACCCTGCGCGCCGAGCTCGTCCGCCACGTCGACGACTGCCCCCGGTGCCGCCGCGTCGCCGAACGCGTGGGCGCCGCCGCCCCCTGGCCCGGGTCCGGCGGGATCAACACCGCCGCGCTCCCGCTCGTACCCGCCCCCCGCACCGCCGTCCACGCGGCGATGCTCCGCTCCGGCCGGGTCCGCGGCCGGGGTCCCGGCCCGCGCTTCGACCGCACCGGCTTCCCGATGGACCCCAGGGACCGCGCGGCCCGCCGCGACCGGCTGCGCGCCCGGGCGGTGACCACCACCGTGGTCGCCACGGTCGTCGCCGCCCCCGTCCTGGCGCTGTGGGCGGCGTACCGCGGCGCGCCCAGCACGGGCGAGCCCGTCGGCGGGGACACCACCCGCATCTCCGCGAGCGAGTCCGAGCTCCCGACCGCGCGGACCGACGGCCACCCGCTGACCGCGTACGAGAACACCGGGAACACCGCCACGACCACCGGCGGCCCCGGCTTCGTCCACAGCAGCACCGACTCCGACGTCTCCGTCGAGGTGATCAGCACCGGCCCGCCCGCGACCCCCGACCACGCCGGCGCACCCGGCCGCCTCACCGTGGCGGCGTCCTCCCGCGGCTCCCTCACCCTGCTCACCCTCACCGCCTCCGGCGGCGCCCCGGTGGACTGGCGGCTCTGGTCCGACGCTCCCTGGCTGCGCGCGAGCCGGACCGCGGGCACGCTGGCCCCTGGAGAATCGGTCACCCTGCGGATCACAGTGGACCCCGAGGCCCAGCCGGTGGGCGCATGGTCGGCGCGGGTCGGGGTCGACCCGAGCGGTGCGGTCGTCTCCATCCAGGGCCGCGGCCGCCCCGCGTCGACGCCGGCGCCGTCCCCGGAGCCGACGCAGCCGGGTACACCGGACCCGTCCCCGGATCCGACGCAGCCGCCCACGCCGACCCCGACGGAGCCGACGATCCCGCCGCCGGACCCGACGCCCACGCCGACCCCGGCGCCGACGGACGGCTCAGGCGGAACGGTTTCCCCCGGCCCGGACCCCGGGCCGTCGGCTTCAACGGGCTAG
- the radA gene encoding DNA repair protein RadA — translation MAARTARSSAKDRPSYRCTECGWTTAKWLGRCPECQAWGTVEEMGAPAVRTTAAGRVSTAAVPIGQVDGRTATARSTGVDELDRVLGGGLVPGAVVLLAGEPGVGKSTLLLDVAAKASSDEHRTLYVTGEESASQVRLRADRIKALSDHLYLAAETDLSAVLGHLDAVKPSLLILDSVQTIASPEIDGAPGGMAQVREVAGALIRASKERGMSTLLVGHVTKDGAIAGPRLLEHLVDVVLSFEGDRHARLRLVRGIKNRYGATDEVGCFELHDEGITGLADPSGLFLTRRAEAVPGTCLTVTLEGKRPLVAEVQALTVDSQIPSPRRTTSGLETSRVSMMLAVLEQRGRITALGKRDIYSATVGGVKLTEPAADLAIALALASAASDVPLPKNLVAIGEVGLAGEVRRVTGVQRRLAEAHRLGFTHALVPSDPGKVPAGMKVVEVADMGDALRVLPRGRSRTPAKERAAE, via the coding sequence ATGGCTGCCCGCACTGCTCGTTCATCCGCCAAGGACCGGCCGTCCTACCGCTGTACCGAGTGCGGCTGGACCACCGCGAAGTGGCTCGGCCGCTGTCCCGAGTGCCAGGCCTGGGGCACCGTCGAGGAGATGGGCGCGCCCGCCGTGCGGACCACCGCCGCCGGCCGGGTCTCGACGGCCGCGGTGCCGATCGGTCAGGTCGACGGACGGACGGCGACCGCGCGCAGCACCGGCGTGGACGAGCTGGACCGCGTCCTCGGCGGCGGGCTCGTGCCCGGCGCCGTGGTGCTGCTCGCCGGCGAGCCCGGCGTCGGGAAGTCGACCCTGCTGCTGGACGTGGCGGCCAAGGCCTCCAGCGACGAGCACCGCACGCTGTACGTCACGGGCGAGGAGTCGGCGAGCCAGGTCCGGCTGCGCGCCGACCGCATCAAGGCGCTGAGCGACCACCTCTACCTCGCGGCCGAGACGGACCTGTCGGCCGTGCTCGGGCACCTGGACGCGGTGAAGCCCTCCCTCCTCATCCTGGACTCCGTACAGACCATCGCCTCGCCCGAGATCGACGGCGCGCCCGGCGGCATGGCCCAGGTGCGCGAGGTGGCCGGGGCCCTGATCCGGGCCTCCAAGGAACGCGGGATGTCCACCCTCCTCGTCGGCCACGTGACCAAGGACGGGGCGATCGCCGGGCCCCGGCTGCTGGAGCACCTCGTCGACGTGGTGCTGAGCTTCGAGGGCGACCGGCACGCGCGGCTGCGGCTCGTGCGCGGCATCAAGAACCGGTACGGGGCCACCGACGAGGTGGGCTGCTTCGAACTGCACGACGAGGGGATCACCGGGCTCGCCGACCCGAGCGGGCTGTTCCTGACGCGGCGCGCCGAGGCCGTTCCCGGGACCTGCCTGACCGTGACCCTGGAGGGGAAGCGTCCGCTGGTCGCCGAGGTGCAGGCGCTGACGGTGGACTCGCAGATCCCCTCCCCCCGGCGCACGACCTCCGGCCTGGAGACCTCGCGCGTCTCGATGATGCTGGCGGTGCTGGAGCAGCGCGGCCGGATCACCGCGCTCGGCAAGCGCGACATCTACAGCGCCACGGTGGGCGGGGTGAAGCTCACCGAGCCCGCCGCCGACCTGGCGATCGCGCTCGCCCTGGCCTCCGCCGCCAGCGACGTCCCGCTCCCGAAGAACCTCGTGGCCATCGGCGAGGTCGGCCTGGCCGGCGAGGTGCGGCGGGTGACCGGCGTACAGCGGCGGCTCGCGGAGGCGCACCGGCTCGGCTTCACGCACGCCCTGGTGCCGTCGGATCCGGGCAAGGTGCCGGCCGGGATGAAGGTCGTGGAGGTCGCCGACATGGGTGACGCCCTGCGGGTGCTGCCGCGCGGCCGGTCCCGTACGCCGGCCAAGGAGCGGGCGGCCGAGTAG
- the disA gene encoding DNA integrity scanning diadenylate cyclase DisA, with amino-acid sequence MAAKDGAAASGKSGASSKQEAMMRASLSAVAPGQPLRDGLERIVRGNTGGLIVLGMDKSVEAMCTGGFVLDVEFTATRLRELCKLDGALIIDKDITKILRAGVQLVPDASIHTEETGTRHRTADRVSKQCGFPVVSVSQSMRLIALYVDGERRVLEESGAILSRANQALATLERYKLRLDEVAGTLSALEIEDLVTVRDVTAVAQRLEMVRRIATEIAEYVVELGTDGRLLSLQLDELTVGIEQERELVIRDYVPEPTAKRSRTVDEALAELDALTHPELLELAIVAKALGYTGSPETLDSAVSPRGYRLLAKVPRLPGAIIERLVEHFGGLQKLLAASVDDLQTVDGVGEARARSVREGLSRLAESSILERYV; translated from the coding sequence GTGGCAGCCAAGGACGGGGCAGCAGCATCCGGCAAGTCGGGCGCGAGCTCCAAGCAGGAGGCCATGATGCGCGCCTCGCTGAGTGCGGTCGCGCCTGGTCAGCCGCTGCGTGACGGCTTGGAGCGGATCGTCCGCGGCAACACCGGCGGGCTCATCGTCCTCGGCATGGACAAGTCCGTCGAGGCCATGTGCACCGGCGGTTTCGTCCTGGACGTGGAGTTCACCGCGACCCGGCTGCGCGAGCTGTGCAAGCTCGACGGCGCGCTCATCATCGACAAGGACATCACCAAGATCCTGCGGGCCGGCGTGCAGCTGGTGCCGGACGCGTCGATCCACACCGAGGAGACGGGCACGCGGCACCGCACGGCGGACCGCGTCTCGAAGCAGTGCGGCTTCCCGGTGGTGTCGGTGTCGCAGTCCATGCGGCTGATCGCGCTGTACGTGGACGGGGAGCGGCGGGTCTTGGAGGAGTCCGGGGCGATCCTGTCGCGGGCGAACCAGGCACTGGCCACGCTGGAGCGGTACAAGCTGCGCCTCGACGAGGTCGCGGGCACGCTGTCGGCGCTGGAGATCGAGGACCTGGTCACGGTCCGCGACGTGACGGCGGTGGCGCAGCGGCTGGAAATGGTCCGCCGGATCGCGACCGAGATCGCCGAGTACGTGGTCGAACTGGGCACGGACGGGCGACTGCTGTCGCTGCAGCTGGACGAGCTGACGGTCGGGATCGAGCAGGAGCGGGAGCTGGTCATCCGGGACTACGTGCCGGAGCCGACGGCGAAGCGTTCCCGCACGGTGGACGAGGCCTTGGCCGAGCTGGACGCGCTGACGCATCCGGAGCTGCTGGAACTGGCGATCGTGGCGAAGGCGCTGGGGTACACGGGGTCGCCCGAGACCCTGGACTCGGCGGTGTCGCCGCGCGGGTACCGCCTGCTGGCGAAGGTGCCGAGGCTGCCGGGCGCGATCATCGAGCGGCTCGTGGAGCACTTCGGCGGGCTGCAGAAGCTGCTCGCCGCGAGCGTCGACGACCTGCAGACGGTGGATGGTGTGGGCGAGGCCCGGGCGCGCAGTGTCCGCGAGGGGCTGTCGCGCCTGGCGGAGTCCTCGATCCTCGAGCGGTACGTCTAG